From Pseudomonadota bacterium, a single genomic window includes:
- a CDS encoding peptide deformylase: protein MHIITIDNDPKKSLSTKALPISENEKGLKEAKIITEHLIKTLTPLMPAAGLAAPQIGFLKRIFIYSWDRSLTNLEAALNPRFEKLDEKINTRWEACFSTILGSPPYKIAFVPRPTNILVTYKTLEETIKHLILEGFAARVFQHEYDHLEGIKNINRPDIEVKSFETKEKLLGFMNEVKRNDKIEYIEPKIHKI, encoded by the coding sequence ATGCACATTATAACAATTGATAATGATCCTAAAAAATCTTTGAGCACAAAAGCATTACCCATTTCAGAAAATGAAAAAGGCTTGAAAGAAGCAAAAATAATTACGGAACATCTTATTAAGACATTAACGCCTCTTATGCCTGCGGCAGGACTTGCGGCACCTCAGATCGGATTTTTAAAAAGGATATTTATTTATAGTTGGGATCGTTCTTTGACAAATTTAGAAGCTGCTCTAAATCCCAGGTTTGAAAAGTTAGATGAAAAAATTAATACAAGATGGGAAGCATGTTTTTCAACCATCTTAGGAAGCCCACCTTATAAAATTGCTTTTGTTCCGCGCCCTACGAATATTCTTGTAACATATAAAACTTTAGAAGAGACGATTAAACATCTTATCTTAGAAGGTTTTGCAGCAAGGGTCTTTCAACATGAATATGATCATTTAGAAGGCATCAAAAATATTAATCGACCTGATATAGAAGTAAAATCCTTTGAGACAAAGGAAAAGCTTCTCGGATTTATGAATGAAGTTAAAAGGAATGATAAAATAGAATACATTGAGCCAAAAATTCACAAAATTTAG